One window of Nocardia nova SH22a genomic DNA carries:
- a CDS encoding dienelactone hydrolase family protein, with translation MTAVQGQTVEITTPDGVADAYLTHPADGGRYPGVLLYMDAFGVRPALRALADDFAAAGYTVLVPNVFYRHGKAPVVELPDFIDPGERPDVLGKIMPMLRELTREVAQRDARAYVDWLQGCEFTSDGPIATAGYCMGGRLALYTAGAFGDRVAAAAGFHTGGLVIDGADSPHLAAETATAEMYFGHADQDRSLPPEQIESFDKALAAAGLRYRTEVYPGAHHGYTQSDTAAYNREADERHRRELLALLDRTLRG, from the coding sequence ATGACGGCAGTGCAGGGGCAGACGGTGGAGATCACGACACCCGACGGTGTCGCCGACGCCTACCTGACCCATCCCGCGGACGGCGGGAGATACCCCGGCGTGCTGCTGTACATGGACGCCTTCGGAGTGCGCCCGGCGCTGCGCGCGCTGGCCGACGACTTCGCCGCCGCGGGATACACGGTCCTGGTACCCAACGTGTTCTACCGGCACGGCAAGGCGCCGGTCGTCGAGCTGCCGGACTTCATCGATCCGGGTGAGCGGCCCGATGTGCTGGGCAAGATCATGCCGATGCTGCGCGAGCTCACCCGCGAGGTCGCGCAGCGTGACGCGCGGGCCTATGTGGACTGGTTGCAGGGCTGCGAATTCACCTCGGACGGTCCGATCGCGACGGCCGGATACTGCATGGGCGGGCGCCTGGCGCTCTACACCGCGGGCGCCTTCGGTGATCGGGTCGCCGCGGCGGCCGGATTCCACACCGGCGGACTCGTGATCGACGGCGCCGACAGCCCGCATCTGGCCGCCGAGACGGCCACGGCGGAAATGTATTTCGGACACGCGGACCAGGATCGGTCGCTGCCGCCGGAGCAGATCGAGAGCTTCGACAAGGCGCTCGCCGCGGCGGGACTGCGCTACCGCACCGAGGTCTACCCCGGAGCACACCACGGCTACACCCAATCCGATACCGCCGCCTACAACCGCGAGGCCGACGAGCGGCATCGGCGCGAACTGCTCGCGCTGCTGGACCGCACCCTGCGCGGATAG
- the glgP gene encoding alpha-glucan family phosphorylase, with protein sequence MKALRRFTVRAHLPQRLTALGELAANLRWSWHGPTQDVFARLDPELWVRVGRDPVRMLGEVPADRLDEWAADPDYAADVDAAAADLRDYLSRPRWYGEYAATSETPVPGGIAYFSMEFGVTEVLPNYSGGLGILAGDHLKAASDLGLPLIGVGLLYRSGYFRQSLTADGWQAERYPDLDPQGLPLRLLAQEGAPVLVHVPMPEGRVLRAQVWIAQVGRIPLLLLDSDIADNDPELRAVTDRLYGGDQDHRIKQEILAGIGGVRAVRAYTRARGLPDPDVWHMNEGHAGFLGIERIREYISGGMDFDSALTAVRAATVFTTHTPVPAGIDRFAAALVRRYFGGTHGDRESPLLPGISVDRILALGREADPSVFNMAHLGLRLAQRANGVSKLHGEVSRAMFAPLWPGFDVAEVPIGSVTNGVHAPTWAAREWIDTARELVGPELVAEARGWEQLREVDPHELWATRTTLRAVLVDEVRRRVRASWLERGAAPAELGWVDQVFDPDVLTVGFARRVPTYKRLTLMLRDPDRLRALLLDPVRPVQLVVAGKSHPADEGGKALIQQVVRFADDPAVRHRIVFLPDYDMSMARYLYWGCDVWLNNPLRPLEACGTSGMKAALNGGLNLSIRDGWWDEMYDGDNGWAIPTADGVRDENRRDDLEASALYEMLERSVLPHFYDRDDTGLPVRWLEMVRHTLRTLGPKVLASRMVRDYTTGYYFPAAASYAAVAAEDFAGARELAEFRRRADSAWPQVKVVRVDSSGLPDIPVIGAELSLRARIDLAGLSPDEVEVQAVLGRVGADDELVDTAVAEMSHVATDSGTELYEVTTPVPRSGAVGYTVRILPRHRLLSGAAELGLVAAASP encoded by the coding sequence GTGAAGGCATTGCGTCGGTTCACGGTCCGTGCCCATCTGCCGCAGCGGCTCACCGCCCTCGGGGAGTTGGCCGCCAACCTGCGGTGGTCGTGGCACGGGCCGACCCAGGACGTGTTCGCCCGGCTGGATCCCGAGCTGTGGGTGCGGGTGGGGCGCGATCCGGTGCGGATGCTGGGCGAGGTGCCCGCCGACCGGCTCGACGAGTGGGCGGCCGATCCGGACTATGCGGCCGATGTCGATGCCGCCGCGGCCGATCTGCGCGACTATCTGAGCCGTCCGCGCTGGTACGGGGAGTATGCAGCGACGTCCGAGACGCCGGTTCCCGGTGGGATCGCCTACTTCTCGATGGAGTTCGGTGTCACCGAGGTGCTGCCGAATTACTCCGGCGGACTGGGGATTCTGGCCGGTGACCACCTCAAGGCCGCATCGGATCTGGGGCTGCCGCTGATCGGGGTCGGGCTGCTGTACCGATCCGGGTACTTCCGGCAGTCGCTCACCGCCGACGGCTGGCAGGCCGAACGCTATCCCGATCTCGACCCGCAGGGCCTGCCGCTGCGGTTGCTGGCGCAGGAGGGCGCGCCGGTTCTCGTGCACGTGCCCATGCCCGAGGGGCGGGTGCTGCGGGCACAGGTGTGGATCGCGCAGGTGGGCCGAATTCCGTTGCTGCTACTGGATTCCGATATCGCCGACAATGATCCCGAGCTGCGAGCGGTCACCGATCGGCTGTACGGCGGCGATCAGGACCACCGCATCAAACAGGAGATCCTGGCAGGAATCGGCGGGGTGCGCGCCGTGCGTGCCTACACCCGGGCGCGCGGTCTGCCCGATCCCGACGTGTGGCATATGAACGAGGGGCACGCCGGATTCCTCGGCATCGAGCGGATCCGCGAATACATTTCGGGCGGAATGGATTTCGACTCCGCGCTGACGGCGGTGCGGGCGGCGACCGTGTTCACCACGCACACGCCGGTGCCAGCGGGAATCGATCGGTTCGCGGCCGCGCTGGTGCGCCGCTACTTCGGCGGTACGCACGGGGATCGCGAATCTCCTCTGCTGCCGGGCATTTCGGTGGATCGGATCCTGGCGCTGGGACGGGAGGCGGATCCGTCGGTGTTCAACATGGCGCATCTGGGATTGCGACTGGCCCAGCGCGCCAACGGTGTGTCGAAATTGCACGGTGAGGTCAGCCGGGCCATGTTCGCGCCGCTGTGGCCGGGGTTCGACGTCGCCGAGGTGCCGATCGGTTCGGTCACCAACGGCGTGCACGCGCCGACCTGGGCGGCACGTGAATGGATAGATACCGCACGGGAACTCGTGGGTCCGGAGCTGGTTGCCGAGGCGCGCGGGTGGGAGCAGTTGCGGGAGGTGGATCCGCACGAGCTGTGGGCGACCCGTACGACGCTGCGCGCGGTCCTGGTCGACGAGGTACGCCGCCGGGTGCGCGCGTCGTGGCTCGAGCGCGGTGCCGCACCGGCCGAATTGGGCTGGGTGGACCAGGTTTTCGACCCGGACGTCCTCACCGTGGGGTTCGCGCGGCGGGTGCCGACCTACAAGCGGCTCACGCTGATGCTGCGCGATCCCGATCGCCTGCGCGCCCTGCTGCTCGATCCGGTGCGGCCGGTGCAACTGGTGGTGGCGGGGAAGAGCCACCCCGCCGACGAGGGCGGTAAGGCGCTCATCCAGCAGGTGGTGCGCTTCGCCGATGATCCCGCGGTGCGCCATCGCATCGTCTTCCTGCCCGATTACGACATGTCGATGGCCCGCTACCTGTACTGGGGTTGCGATGTGTGGCTGAACAATCCGCTGCGCCCGCTCGAGGCCTGCGGCACCTCGGGGATGAAGGCCGCACTCAACGGCGGGCTGAATCTGTCCATCCGCGACGGCTGGTGGGACGAGATGTACGACGGCGACAACGGCTGGGCCATCCCGACGGCGGACGGGGTGCGCGACGAGAACCGGCGCGACGATCTGGAGGCGTCCGCACTCTACGAAATGCTGGAACGCTCGGTCCTGCCGCACTTCTACGACCGCGACGACACGGGCCTGCCGGTGCGCTGGCTGGAGATGGTCCGCCACACCCTGCGGACCCTCGGCCCGAAGGTGCTGGCCTCGCGGATGGTGCGTGATTACACCACCGGCTACTACTTTCCGGCCGCGGCCTCCTATGCGGCGGTGGCGGCCGAGGACTTCGCGGGCGCGAGGGAGCTGGCGGAATTCCGGCGGCGGGCCGATTCCGCGTGGCCGCAGGTGAAGGTCGTGCGGGTCGACAGTTCGGGGCTGCCCGATATTCCGGTGATCGGCGCCGAGCTGTCGTTGCGTGCCCGGATCGACCTCGCCGGTCTGTCACCGGACGAGGTCGAGGTGCAGGCGGTGCTGGGGCGGGTCGGCGCCGATGACGAGCTGGTCGATACCGCTGTCGCCGAGATGTCGCACGTCGCAACGGATTCGGGCACCGAGCTGTACGAGGTGACCACGCCCGTGCCGCGGTCGGGTGCCGTCGGCTACACCGTCCGGATTCTGCCCCGGCACCGATTGCTCTCCGGCGCAGCGGAACTGGGGCTCGTCGCGGCCGCAAGTCCGTAG
- a CDS encoding NCS2 family permease: protein MSIDVLSRSGRRLDRYFGVTRLGSTMKRELMAGTVTFLAMSYVLAVNPSVLGDHGQLGARGIPTQAVFTATAVAAVVGTLVMGVWARYPIALAPGMGLNAFFAYSVVLGMGIDWQVALSGTLLSGIIFFVLAVTRVREKIIDAIPLQLKLAVGAGIGMFVAFLGLKNAGVVVSDPATLVHLGDFTKGTTLLALFGLVVTVVFLVLGWHGAVLYGIVCTTVVGIISGLVHLPDQVAALPHGLDQTFGQAIVNLPHAFTGQMAIVVLTMLFVDFFDASGTLIGIANQAGLLGADGKLPRAAQAFAADSIGTAAGAVIGTSTTTAYVESTAGVSAGGRTGLTAVSTAGWFLIALFFFPVFAVVAEVPAVTAPALIVVGVLMSRALGDIDWSRLEYAIPAFITVIMMPLTYSIANGIAMGLTFYPIVMVARRRGREVHPVMWVLMAIFLAYFFFLAD, encoded by the coding sequence ATGAGTATCGACGTCCTGTCGCGTTCCGGGCGGCGCCTCGACCGCTATTTCGGCGTCACCCGGCTCGGGTCGACGATGAAGCGCGAGCTGATGGCGGGCACGGTCACCTTCCTGGCCATGTCGTATGTGCTCGCGGTCAACCCCTCGGTCCTCGGCGATCACGGGCAACTCGGTGCGCGCGGCATCCCCACCCAGGCGGTGTTCACCGCGACCGCGGTCGCGGCGGTGGTCGGCACGCTGGTGATGGGGGTGTGGGCGCGGTATCCGATCGCCCTCGCGCCCGGTATGGGGCTCAATGCCTTCTTCGCCTATTCGGTCGTGCTGGGGATGGGGATCGACTGGCAGGTCGCGCTCTCGGGGACGTTGCTGTCGGGAATCATCTTCTTCGTCCTGGCGGTCACCCGGGTGCGGGAGAAGATCATCGACGCCATACCGCTGCAGCTCAAGCTCGCGGTCGGCGCGGGGATCGGCATGTTCGTGGCCTTTCTCGGCCTCAAGAACGCCGGGGTGGTGGTCTCGGATCCGGCGACCCTGGTCCATCTCGGTGACTTCACGAAGGGGACCACGCTGCTCGCCCTGTTCGGGCTGGTGGTGACGGTGGTGTTCCTGGTGCTGGGCTGGCACGGCGCGGTGCTGTACGGGATCGTCTGCACGACCGTGGTGGGGATCATCAGCGGTCTGGTGCATCTGCCGGATCAGGTCGCGGCACTACCGCACGGACTGGATCAGACCTTCGGGCAGGCGATCGTCAATCTGCCGCACGCCTTCACCGGGCAGATGGCGATCGTCGTGCTGACCATGCTGTTCGTCGACTTCTTCGACGCCTCCGGCACCCTGATCGGGATCGCCAACCAGGCCGGATTGCTGGGCGCCGACGGAAAACTGCCGCGGGCCGCGCAGGCGTTCGCGGCCGATTCGATCGGCACCGCCGCGGGCGCGGTGATCGGCACCTCGACCACGACCGCCTATGTCGAATCGACCGCGGGTGTCAGCGCGGGCGGGCGGACCGGATTGACCGCGGTGTCGACCGCGGGCTGGTTCCTGATCGCGTTGTTCTTCTTCCCGGTCTTCGCGGTGGTCGCGGAGGTGCCCGCGGTGACCGCGCCCGCGCTGATCGTCGTGGGCGTGCTGATGTCGCGGGCCCTGGGCGATATCGACTGGAGCAGGCTCGAATACGCGATTCCCGCGTTCATCACCGTGATCATGATGCCGCTGACGTACTCCATCGCCAACGGGATCGCGATGGGCCTGACCTTCTATCCGATCGTGATGGTGGCGCGCCGCCGGGGCCGCGAGGTCCATCCGGTGATGTGGGTGCTGATGGCGATCTTCCTGGCGTACTTCTTCTTCCTCGCCGATTAA
- a CDS encoding DoxX family protein, with product MTAETESRTARPFDFRIAADVAAADVGLLLLRLFFGGLLFVHGTQKLFGWFNGYGLSATAQGFDQMGYDPGKFFATLAGLCEAVGGGLLFLGLLTPLAAAIVLGTMINAMNVTWSSGLSGYESGLLFAVVAVALGFTGPGRFSLDHGRAWQRDGLVWGAGAFVLGVVAAVVTLIVK from the coding sequence ATGACCGCCGAGACCGAGTCCCGCACCGCCCGTCCGTTCGACTTCCGCATCGCGGCCGATGTCGCCGCCGCTGACGTGGGATTGCTGTTGCTGCGCCTGTTCTTCGGTGGCCTGCTGTTCGTGCACGGAACCCAGAAGCTGTTCGGCTGGTTCAACGGATACGGCCTGTCCGCGACGGCCCAGGGATTCGATCAGATGGGCTACGACCCGGGGAAGTTCTTCGCCACCCTGGCGGGGTTGTGCGAGGCCGTCGGCGGTGGTCTGTTGTTCCTCGGCCTGCTGACACCGCTGGCGGCCGCGATCGTGCTCGGCACGATGATCAACGCGATGAATGTGACCTGGTCGAGCGGGCTGTCGGGATATGAATCCGGACTGCTGTTCGCGGTGGTCGCGGTGGCGCTGGGCTTCACCGGTCCCGGCCGGTTCTCGCTCGATCACGGGCGGGCGTGGCAGCGTGACGGCCTGGTGTGGGGTGCGGGCGCGTTCGTGCTCGGCGTGGTCGCCGCGGTGGTGACCTTGATCGTCAAATAG
- a CDS encoding ATP-dependent DNA helicase, with product MPELPPVPTLLETAVEALGGTARTGQQTMSAAVAHSIDTKEHLAVQAGTGTGKSLAYLVPSLRHAVQSGRTVVVSTATIALQRQLVDRDLPRLAQALEKPLGRRARFAILKGRNNYLCLHKINSVVPDEPPETELFDAFAISRLGREVQRLNEWASDTETGDRDELVPGVTDRAWRQVSVSARECLGKGRCPFGTDCFAERARAESGQADVVVTNHALLAIDAISGIQVLPEHDVVVIDEAHELVDRVTGVATAELSTATITAAAKRCTKLVDEAELDRLEGAAEAWHQLLEDLPPGRWDELPSGGTHVLALLRDAAWSVRTALAPPGSSAPQGDPEAAAARNMAVAAIEEVHDTAVRALTAFEEPDAAARRDVLWLAVDEVRGVARRTLHMAPLSVGGLLRNRLFGASTVVLTSATLQVGGSFDGLAATWGLPPHTTGESAEAVRRVDPDLANGAEAPSDSGSMRWNSLDVGSPFDHAKSGILYVAGHLPAPGRDGLAPAYLDEIQRLIEAAGGRTLGLFSSMRAAKAATEILRERLDTPILCQGDDATGTLVRRFAEDPATSLFGTLSLWQGVDVPGPSLSLVILDRIPFPRPDDPLLVARQQAVQSRGGNGFLAVAANHAALLLAQGTGRLLRSVEDRGVIAILDSRLVTARYGGYLRASLPPYWQTSDPEVVVKALRRLTASAEN from the coding sequence GTGCCCGAACTCCCGCCCGTACCGACCCTGTTGGAGACCGCCGTGGAAGCGCTCGGCGGTACGGCGCGCACCGGGCAGCAGACCATGTCGGCCGCGGTGGCGCATTCGATCGACACCAAGGAACATCTGGCCGTACAGGCCGGAACCGGTACCGGTAAGTCGCTGGCGTATCTGGTGCCGAGTCTGCGGCACGCGGTACAGAGCGGCCGCACGGTGGTCGTGTCCACCGCGACCATCGCCTTGCAACGTCAGCTGGTGGATCGCGATCTGCCCCGGCTGGCGCAGGCCCTCGAGAAGCCGCTGGGCCGTCGCGCCCGGTTCGCGATCCTCAAGGGCCGCAACAACTATCTGTGCCTGCACAAGATCAACAGCGTCGTGCCGGACGAACCGCCGGAGACCGAACTGTTCGACGCGTTCGCCATCTCCCGGCTCGGCCGCGAGGTCCAGCGCCTCAACGAATGGGCCTCCGACACCGAGACCGGCGATCGCGACGAGTTGGTCCCCGGCGTCACCGACCGGGCCTGGCGCCAGGTCAGCGTCTCGGCCCGCGAATGTCTGGGCAAAGGCCGCTGCCCGTTCGGCACCGACTGTTTCGCCGAACGCGCCCGCGCCGAATCCGGACAGGCCGATGTGGTGGTCACCAACCACGCCCTGCTGGCCATCGACGCCATCAGCGGTATCCAGGTGCTGCCCGAACACGATGTGGTGGTCATCGACGAGGCCCACGAACTGGTCGACCGGGTCACCGGCGTGGCCACGGCCGAACTGTCCACCGCCACCATCACCGCGGCCGCCAAGCGCTGCACCAAACTCGTCGACGAGGCCGAGTTGGACCGGCTCGAGGGCGCGGCGGAGGCGTGGCACCAACTGCTCGAGGATCTTCCGCCGGGCCGCTGGGACGAACTGCCGTCCGGCGGCACGCACGTCCTGGCCCTGCTGCGCGATGCGGCGTGGTCCGTCCGGACCGCCCTCGCACCGCCCGGTTCCAGTGCGCCGCAAGGCGATCCGGAGGCCGCGGCGGCCCGCAACATGGCGGTGGCGGCGATCGAAGAGGTCCACGACACCGCGGTGCGGGCACTGACGGCCTTCGAGGAGCCCGACGCGGCGGCCCGGCGCGATGTGCTGTGGCTGGCCGTGGACGAGGTGCGCGGCGTCGCGCGCCGCACCCTGCACATGGCGCCGCTGTCGGTGGGCGGATTGCTGCGCAATCGCCTGTTCGGCGCCTCGACGGTGGTCCTGACCTCGGCGACACTGCAGGTCGGCGGCTCCTTCGACGGCCTGGCCGCGACGTGGGGCCTGCCGCCGCACACGACCGGCGAGTCCGCCGAGGCCGTCCGCCGGGTCGATCCGGATCTGGCCAACGGCGCCGAGGCGCCCTCGGACTCCGGCTCCATGCGCTGGAACTCCCTGGACGTGGGATCACCGTTCGACCACGCCAAATCGGGAATCCTCTACGTGGCCGGGCATCTGCCCGCGCCCGGCCGCGACGGTCTGGCCCCGGCGTATCTGGACGAGATCCAGCGGCTGATCGAGGCCGCGGGCGGGCGCACCCTGGGCCTGTTCTCCTCGATGCGTGCCGCCAAGGCCGCCACCGAGATCCTGCGCGAACGCCTCGACACCCCGATCCTGTGCCAGGGCGACGACGCCACCGGCACGCTGGTCCGCCGCTTCGCCGAGGACCCGGCGACCTCGCTGTTCGGCACCCTGTCGCTGTGGCAGGGCGTCGATGTTCCCGGACCGTCGCTGAGTCTGGTGATCCTGGACCGCATTCCGTTCCCCCGCCCGGACGATCCGCTACTGGTGGCCCGGCAGCAGGCCGTTCAGTCGCGGGGCGGCAACGGTTTCCTCGCGGTCGCCGCGAACCATGCCGCGCTGTTGCTCGCCCAGGGCACCGGACGGTTGCTGCGCAGTGTCGAGGATCGTGGCGTGATCGCGATTCTGGACTCGCGTCTGGTCACCGCGCGCTACGGCGGATATCTACGGGCTTCGCTGCCGCCGTACTGGCAGACCTCCGATCCCGAGGTCGTCGTCAAGGCGCTGCGCCGGCTCACCGCATCGGCCGAGAACTGA
- a CDS encoding alpha/beta fold hydrolase produces the protein MEPDYRTWVAGGTHLELGGHRIFHRQDGPDGGRPVTLLHGYPTSSHDWVSVLPALVESGCRVTTLDFLGFGASDKPRGHDYRMVEQADLVERLWEHLGITETALVAHDYGVSVAQELLARDSARVLRSAWLNGGLYPDLYRPLPIQRLMTSPIGKVLNPFMSEPAFRLSLRRILGRPVADADLHEMWLALSDNGGRRVQWAINRYHAERRENAGRWQHALESCSGPMLFVWGPADPISGGHLLPRLRERLPHARFEVLDSPPATGHYPQVENPEPVAAALAEFLGGDPE, from the coding sequence GTGGAGCCGGACTATCGCACCTGGGTCGCCGGGGGAACGCACCTCGAGCTGGGTGGTCACCGAATCTTCCATCGTCAGGACGGACCGGACGGCGGTCGGCCGGTCACGCTGCTGCACGGATATCCGACCTCCTCGCACGACTGGGTCTCGGTACTGCCCGCGCTGGTCGAATCCGGTTGCCGGGTAACGACACTGGACTTCCTGGGGTTCGGCGCCAGCGACAAGCCACGCGGCCACGACTATCGGATGGTCGAACAGGCCGATCTGGTCGAGCGGCTCTGGGAACACCTGGGAATCACCGAAACCGCGCTCGTCGCACACGATTACGGGGTGAGTGTCGCGCAGGAGCTGCTGGCTCGTGACAGCGCGCGGGTGCTGCGGTCGGCATGGCTGAACGGTGGCCTGTATCCGGATCTGTACCGGCCGTTGCCGATTCAGCGATTGATGACCTCGCCGATCGGCAAGGTCTTGAACCCGTTCATGTCGGAACCGGCGTTCCGGCTCTCACTGCGGCGGATACTCGGCCGCCCGGTCGCCGATGCGGACCTGCACGAGATGTGGCTGGCGCTGTCGGACAACGGCGGTCGCCGGGTGCAGTGGGCGATCAATCGCTATCACGCCGAACGTCGCGAGAATGCGGGTCGCTGGCAGCATGCGCTCGAATCTTGTTCCGGTCCCATGCTTTTCGTCTGGGGACCGGCCGATCCGATCAGTGGCGGGCATCTGCTTCCGCGCCTGCGGGAACGGCTGCCGCACGCTCGGTTCGAGGTGCTGGATTCGCCACCGGCCACCGGGCACTATCCGCAGGTGGAGAATCCGGAACCGGTGGCCGCCGCACTCGCGGAATTCCTCGGTGGTGATCCGGAATGA
- a CDS encoding isochorismatase family protein → MSRALVVVDVQNDFCEGGSLAVAGGAAVARRISEYLNTHGGDYAAVAVTRDHHIDPGAHFSDRPDYVDSWPPHCRVGTPGAEFHPDLDLASIEAAFPVFEIFSKGAYSAAYSGFEGTAGDSSGLAEWLRDKGIDAVDICGIATDHCVRATAADARQAGLPTRVLLDLTAAVSPATTAAALDGLRAAGVELSGSVPADG, encoded by the coding sequence ATGAGCAGGGCACTCGTCGTCGTCGATGTGCAGAACGATTTCTGCGAGGGCGGTTCGCTCGCGGTGGCCGGTGGGGCCGCGGTGGCGAGGCGGATCAGCGAATACCTGAACACGCACGGCGGTGACTACGCCGCCGTCGCCGTCACCCGGGACCATCACATCGATCCGGGCGCGCACTTCTCCGATCGCCCCGATTACGTGGACAGCTGGCCCCCGCACTGCCGCGTGGGCACGCCGGGGGCGGAGTTCCATCCCGATCTCGACCTCGCGTCCATCGAAGCGGCGTTCCCGGTGTTCGAGATCTTCTCCAAGGGCGCCTACAGCGCCGCCTATTCCGGATTCGAGGGCACCGCCGGTGACTCTTCCGGCCTGGCGGAATGGTTGCGCGACAAGGGAATCGACGCCGTCGACATCTGCGGTATCGCCACCGACCACTGCGTTCGCGCCACCGCCGCCGATGCCCGGCAGGCGGGCCTGCCGACCCGGGTGCTGCTGGATCTCACCGCCGCCGTGTCGCCCGCCACCACCGCGGCGGCGCTCGACGGGCTACGCGCGGCGGGGGTCGAGTTGTCCGGCAGCGTTCCCGCCGACGGGTGA
- a CDS encoding nicotinate phosphoribosyltransferase, translating into MDTSATGASTALLTDQYELTMLAAALADGSAQRQCTFEVFARRLPHGRRYGVVAGTDRLLTALRDFRFGESELAVAARFLDEHTLAWLRDFRFGGEIDGYLEGDLYFPGSPILSVRGTFAECVVLETLILSILNHDSAIASAAARMVSAAAGRRMIEMGSRRTHEQAAPACARAAYLAGFDATSNLEAVRRYGIPGAGTSAHAFTLLHSGSDGQHEAAAFRSQIKALGVGTTLLVDTFDITAGVARAIEVAGPELGGVRIDSGDLGVLARQVREQLDALGATGTRIVVSGDLDEYAIAALRAEPVDAYGVGTSLVTGSGAPTAGMVYKLVEVEGVPVAKRSSHKQSRGGTKRAVRLSRGTGTIVEEIVYPAGAQRPSGNGHEVRDLLVPLVRAGEPAADPTNLTQSRELVARGLISLPWEGLKLSAGEPAVPTTFL; encoded by the coding sequence GTGGACACCTCCGCTACCGGCGCGAGCACCGCCCTGCTGACCGACCAGTACGAGCTCACCATGCTCGCGGCCGCCCTGGCCGACGGTTCGGCGCAGCGACAGTGCACCTTCGAAGTATTCGCCAGGCGATTGCCGCACGGCAGGCGTTACGGCGTCGTCGCCGGTACCGACCGGTTGCTCACCGCGTTGCGGGACTTCCGTTTCGGCGAATCGGAACTCGCCGTCGCGGCCCGATTCCTGGACGAGCACACGCTGGCCTGGTTGCGCGATTTCCGCTTCGGCGGAGAGATCGACGGTTACCTCGAGGGCGATCTGTACTTTCCGGGCTCGCCGATCCTGTCGGTGCGCGGCACCTTCGCCGAATGCGTCGTCCTGGAGACGCTGATCCTGTCGATCCTCAACCACGACAGCGCGATCGCCTCCGCCGCGGCCCGCATGGTGAGCGCGGCCGCCGGGCGCCGGATGATCGAGATGGGGTCGCGCCGCACCCACGAACAGGCCGCACCGGCCTGTGCCCGCGCCGCGTATCTGGCCGGTTTCGATGCCACCTCGAATCTGGAAGCGGTGCGCCGCTACGGAATTCCGGGCGCCGGTACCAGCGCGCACGCCTTCACCCTCCTGCACAGCGGATCGGACGGCCAGCACGAGGCGGCCGCCTTCCGCAGTCAGATCAAGGCGCTCGGCGTCGGTACCACCCTGCTGGTGGACACCTTCGACATCACCGCCGGGGTCGCCCGCGCGATCGAGGTCGCCGGACCCGAACTGGGCGGGGTGCGAATCGATTCCGGTGATCTGGGCGTGCTGGCGCGACAGGTGCGCGAGCAGCTCGACGCCCTCGGCGCGACGGGCACCCGCATCGTCGTCTCCGGCGATCTGGACGAGTACGCGATCGCCGCACTGCGCGCCGAACCGGTCGACGCCTACGGTGTCGGGACCTCGCTGGTCACCGGTTCGGGCGCGCCGACCGCCGGGATGGTCTACAAACTCGTCGAGGTCGAGGGGGTGCCGGTCGCCAAGCGCAGCAGCCACAAGCAGTCGCGCGGCGGCACCAAGCGCGCAGTCCGCCTCTCGCGCGGCACCGGCACGATCGTGGAGGAGATCGTGTATCCGGCCGGGGCGCAGCGACCGTCCGGGAACGGTCACGAGGTCCGGGACCTGCTGGTTCCGCTGGTCCGCGCGGGCGAACCCGCGGCCGATCCGACGAATCTGACACAGTCGCGGGAACTGGTGGCCCGCGGGCTGATCAGCTTGCCGTGGGAGGGCCTGAAACTGTCGGCGGGCGAACCTGCCGTACCGACGACATTCCTATGA
- the clpS gene encoding ATP-dependent Clp protease adapter ClpS: MSAPQATPEAVEATEILEAEDRPWVTVVWDDPVNLMHYVTYIFQKLFGYSKAKATELMLQVHNEGKAVVSSGSRDRMEHDVQRLHAAGLWATMQRDE; the protein is encoded by the coding sequence ATGTCGGCGCCCCAGGCGACGCCGGAGGCGGTCGAGGCCACCGAGATCCTGGAGGCCGAGGACCGGCCGTGGGTCACCGTGGTCTGGGACGACCCGGTGAACCTGATGCACTACGTCACCTACATCTTCCAGAAGCTGTTCGGCTACAGCAAAGCCAAGGCAACCGAACTGATGTTGCAGGTGCACAACGAGGGTAAGGCGGTGGTGTCGTCGGGGTCGCGGGATCGGATGGAGCACGATGTGCAACGTCTGCATGCCGCGGGACTCTGGGCGACCATGCAGCGTGACGAATGA